In a single window of the Vibrio celticus genome:
- a CDS encoding putative 2-aminoethylphosphonate ABC transporter permease subunit, which yields MMQSKLLIQRRVQLFLARLSKDNVILFGLLAFLSVFMTLFILMPLWAMLKKSVQNADGEFVGLQNFATYFASQSLWQSVGNTFTLGLLVTVVVGVLAFGYAYALTRSCMPFKGLFQVLGSAPILAPSLLPAISLIFLFGNQGIAKEVLGGNSVYGLIGISLGLIFWTFPHALMILTTSLRTSDARLYEAARALNTSSLKTFFMVTLPAAKYGLISTLIVVFTLVVCDFGVPKVIGGSYNVLSTDIFKQVVGQQNFSMGAVTSILLLLPALLAFTVDRWVQKKQKSLFDTRSVAYQPEPNTLRDGVCLLYCTVISVAVVIVLGMAIYGSMVTFWPWNKTLTLNNYNFAEMSTYGWTPFFNSLTLGAWTAIIGTVLIFLGAYCIEKGRAFGPVRQAMQMLSVVPMAVPGMVLGLGYIFYFNDLSNPLNFLYGTMAFLVINTVVHYYTVGHMTALTALKQLPEEIEATAASVNLPQYKLFFKVTVPVCLPAILDIATYLFINALTTTSAVVFLYSTDTIPASVSVLNMDDAGQTGAAAAMAVMIMISAASAKLIHMLINKLFEKRTQAWRKR from the coding sequence ATGATGCAATCTAAGCTGCTAATTCAACGACGAGTACAGCTTTTTCTTGCTCGATTAAGTAAAGACAACGTAATCCTATTTGGGCTGTTGGCCTTTTTGTCTGTGTTCATGACGCTGTTTATCCTGATGCCACTGTGGGCAATGTTGAAAAAGAGTGTTCAGAACGCAGATGGCGAATTTGTAGGTTTACAGAATTTCGCAACGTATTTTGCTTCTCAAAGCCTGTGGCAGTCGGTAGGCAATACGTTCACGCTTGGGTTGTTAGTGACCGTTGTCGTGGGGGTACTAGCGTTTGGTTATGCCTATGCTTTGACTCGTTCATGCATGCCTTTTAAGGGGCTTTTTCAAGTGCTAGGTTCAGCGCCTATTCTGGCTCCTTCATTGCTTCCAGCGATCAGTTTGATCTTCTTATTTGGTAACCAAGGTATCGCTAAAGAAGTCTTGGGTGGTAACTCGGTGTATGGCTTGATTGGTATCTCACTGGGCTTGATATTCTGGACGTTTCCACATGCCTTGATGATTCTGACCACTTCGTTAAGAACGTCTGACGCTCGCCTTTATGAGGCGGCACGTGCACTCAATACTTCATCGCTAAAAACCTTCTTCATGGTGACGTTACCTGCGGCAAAATACGGTTTGATAAGTACCTTGATCGTTGTGTTTACGCTGGTGGTTTGTGATTTTGGTGTGCCAAAGGTGATCGGTGGTAGCTACAACGTTCTGTCTACCGATATCTTTAAGCAGGTAGTAGGGCAACAGAATTTCTCTATGGGCGCGGTGACTAGCATCCTATTGCTATTGCCTGCGTTGCTTGCGTTTACCGTTGACCGCTGGGTTCAAAAGAAACAAAAGAGCTTGTTTGATACTCGCTCCGTCGCTTACCAACCAGAGCCAAACACTCTACGTGATGGCGTGTGTTTACTCTATTGCACCGTAATTTCAGTGGCTGTTGTTATCGTGCTAGGCATGGCGATATACGGATCTATGGTCACTTTCTGGCCTTGGAATAAAACGCTAACGCTAAATAACTATAACTTCGCAGAGATGAGTACTTATGGTTGGACGCCATTTTTCAACTCTTTAACCCTCGGTGCTTGGACTGCGATCATCGGTACCGTATTGATTTTCTTAGGCGCGTACTGCATTGAGAAAGGTCGCGCCTTCGGTCCTGTTCGACAAGCGATGCAAATGCTCAGCGTTGTTCCGATGGCTGTTCCGGGTATGGTGTTGGGCTTGGGGTATATCTTTTACTTCAATGATTTGAGTAACCCACTCAACTTCTTGTATGGCACGATGGCGTTCTTGGTGATCAACACCGTGGTTCACTACTACACAGTCGGCCACATGACAGCGTTAACCGCATTAAAACAGCTGCCTGAGGAAATAGAAGCTACGGCGGCTTCGGTTAACCTACCGCAATACAAGCTGTTCTTTAAAGTGACGGTGCCGGTTTGTTTGCCTGCGATTTTAGATATTGCGACATACCTGTTTATTAATGCACTTACCACGACATCTGCGGTAGTATTCTTGTATTCTACCGATACGATACCTGCGTCAGTTTCAGTACTGAATATGGATGATGCGGGGCAAACGGGTGCAGCTGCTGCCATGGCGGTGATGATCATGATATCGGCAGCGAGCGCGAAGTTGATTCATATGTTAATCAACAAGTTATTCGAGAAGCGCACACAAGCTTGGCGTAAACGCTAG
- a CDS encoding putative 2-aminoethylphosphonate ABC transporter ATP-binding protein, whose protein sequence is MSNQTYLNIENVVKQFGQFTALKDISLSIDKGEFVCFLGPSGCGKTTLLRAIAGLDLPTSGSIEQNGNDTTFLPPEKRDFGIVFQSYALFPNLTVEENIAIGLKNQGMSTKEALETVESWLETIGLPTSGQKFPNQLSGGQQQRVALARALALSPGLLLLDEPLSALDAKVRTHLRDEICQLQRKLGITTIMVTHDQDEALTMADRIVVMNHGVIEQVGAPQEIYQKPVSRFVAEFVGSMNFIQASVAAQGKIRIAESMLPLPGLDNLTPKLGDVFDIAVRPEQIQFVDRFSESLPVRIVSSEFLGAFYRVECQLQHDSTAKEIIVDVSVKEFNRLKLRRSDIRYVAFDQDGLRAYPSKSLQVMKDEAA, encoded by the coding sequence ATGAGCAACCAAACTTATTTGAATATTGAAAACGTTGTAAAGCAATTTGGCCAATTTACAGCGTTAAAAGACATCTCCCTATCGATAGATAAAGGCGAGTTCGTCTGCTTCCTTGGCCCATCTGGCTGTGGAAAAACCACCTTATTACGTGCGATTGCAGGTCTAGACTTGCCAACTTCAGGTTCTATTGAGCAGAACGGTAATGATACGACCTTCTTGCCACCAGAAAAGCGCGACTTTGGCATCGTGTTCCAATCTTACGCTTTGTTTCCAAATCTCACTGTGGAAGAAAACATTGCGATTGGTCTAAAAAACCAAGGCATGTCGACCAAAGAAGCCCTTGAGACGGTTGAGTCTTGGTTAGAGACTATCGGCTTACCAACGTCTGGTCAGAAATTCCCAAATCAGCTATCTGGTGGACAGCAGCAGCGTGTTGCTCTGGCTCGCGCGTTAGCGTTGTCTCCAGGCTTGTTGCTACTCGATGAGCCTCTTTCTGCGTTGGATGCGAAGGTAAGAACACATTTGCGTGACGAGATCTGCCAACTGCAACGCAAGCTAGGTATCACCACTATTATGGTGACGCACGACCAAGATGAAGCCTTGACGATGGCAGACCGAATTGTGGTGATGAACCATGGTGTCATTGAGCAAGTAGGTGCCCCACAAGAGATCTACCAAAAACCAGTCAGTCGTTTTGTGGCTGAGTTTGTTGGTAGCATGAACTTCATTCAAGCTTCTGTCGCAGCGCAAGGCAAGATACGTATTGCTGAGTCGATGTTACCGTTGCCGGGTTTAGATAACCTGACTCCAAAACTTGGTGATGTTTTCGATATTGCCGTTCGTCCAGAGCAAATCCAGTTTGTGGATCGTTTTAGTGAATCCTTGCCAGTGAGAATCGTATCAAGCGAATTCTTAGGGGCGTTTTATCGTGTTGAGTGTCAATTGCAACATGACTCAACGGCGAAAGAGATCATCGTTGATGTATCAGTCAAAGAGTTCAACCGATTGAAGCTGCGTCGCAGTGATATTCGTTACGTGGCGTTTGATCAAGATGGCCTTAGAGCTTACCCATCGAAAAGCCTGCAAGTGATGAAAGACGAGGCGGCGTAA
- a CDS encoding FAD-dependent oxidoreductase translates to MTKHYSYWFKQALEQEFGNINAGLDSAKPLQKDVNCDIAIVGGGYTGLWTAILIKQQQPKKHVVVIEKGLCGSGASGANGGCMLTWSTKYPTLKKLYGKEQAKWLVKESEKVIYEIEAFCNEHNIDAHLYRSGTYYTATNEVQKGGMEPVVNELVKQGINSWKKCDNSLADKAGSDRHIEGYYSEAAGSVQPALLARGLRRVALELGVEIYENTEMTSLDYGFPARIQTKGGSVFADKVILALNAWMLDHFKEFKRSIVVVSSDMVVTKPIPEKLKQFGPEKGAAVVDSRIFVHYYRDTQDGRLMLGKGGNKFSFANQVESMFNQTTNYLPILYQSFQKLFPKLEQSEFDYNWSGGSDRSVTGLPFFGNLKGQSNIYYGLGYSGNGVAQTRMGGKILSAMVLDIDNAWTRSGLTKGPLGHFPPEPFRWVGAMMVRDAVRRKENAEDSGNTPLWLDKQLSKLAGAAGKADKVES, encoded by the coding sequence ATGACAAAGCACTACTCATATTGGTTCAAGCAAGCGTTGGAACAAGAGTTTGGCAACATCAATGCGGGGCTAGATTCGGCTAAGCCGCTCCAAAAAGACGTCAACTGTGATATCGCCATTGTTGGCGGTGGCTATACGGGTTTATGGACGGCGATTTTAATAAAACAACAGCAACCCAAAAAACATGTTGTCGTGATTGAAAAAGGTCTATGTGGGAGCGGTGCTTCTGGTGCGAACGGCGGTTGTATGCTGACGTGGTCAACTAAGTATCCGACGCTGAAAAAGCTCTACGGAAAAGAACAAGCTAAATGGTTGGTTAAGGAATCGGAAAAGGTTATATACGAGATCGAAGCCTTCTGTAACGAACACAACATTGACGCGCATCTATATCGCAGCGGAACTTACTACACGGCGACCAATGAAGTTCAAAAGGGTGGAATGGAGCCTGTTGTTAATGAGCTGGTTAAGCAGGGTATCAATAGCTGGAAGAAGTGCGACAATTCTTTGGCTGATAAAGCGGGATCAGATCGCCATATTGAGGGTTACTACTCAGAGGCTGCGGGTAGTGTGCAGCCAGCGTTATTGGCTAGAGGTTTGCGCCGAGTCGCGCTCGAACTGGGTGTCGAAATTTACGAAAACACAGAAATGACATCACTCGACTATGGCTTCCCAGCTCGAATTCAAACCAAAGGCGGTTCCGTATTTGCGGATAAAGTGATTTTGGCACTCAATGCATGGATGCTCGATCACTTTAAAGAGTTCAAACGCAGCATAGTGGTTGTTTCTTCAGATATGGTGGTGACCAAGCCTATTCCTGAAAAGCTCAAGCAGTTTGGTCCAGAGAAAGGGGCAGCGGTGGTAGATTCGCGTATCTTTGTCCACTATTACCGAGATACCCAGGACGGACGACTCATGTTGGGCAAAGGCGGTAATAAGTTCTCGTTTGCCAATCAAGTTGAAAGCATGTTTAACCAAACGACCAACTACCTGCCGATTCTCTATCAATCGTTTCAAAAACTGTTCCCTAAATTGGAACAAAGTGAATTCGATTACAATTGGTCTGGCGGCTCAGATCGTTCGGTCACCGGATTGCCATTTTTCGGTAACCTAAAAGGCCAAAGCAACATCTATTATGGGCTTGGTTATTCAGGCAATGGCGTTGCTCAAACCCGTATGGGCGGAAAAATTTTGTCAGCAATGGTACTCGATATCGACAATGCATGGACACGAAGCGGTTTAACCAAAGGCCCATTAGGACACTTCCCACCAGAGCCATTTCGTTGGGTTGGAGCAATGATGGTTAGAGATGCAGTTCGAAGAAAAGAGAACGCGGAAGATTCTGGTAACACGCCATTGTGGCTGGATAAACAGTTATCCAAACTCGCAGGTGCGGCGGGCAAAGCCGACAAGGTTGAATCATAG
- a CDS encoding putative 2-aminoethylphosphonate ABC transporter substrate-binding protein produces the protein MMKNRFMKGSLAALVTLLAGNAYAAQEVTVYTAFETDILAKYKNAFESENPDINIKWVRDSTGIMTAKLLAEKNNPRAEVVWGLAGSSMALLKEEGILKPYAPQGVEALRANLNDPQSTQAWYGNDAFFNAVCFNEVVAKQLNLPAPKSWDDLTKPIYKGHIAMPNPASSGTGYMQVSAWLQNMGEDQGWNYMQKLDQNIAHYTHSGSKPCVQAGMGEVAIGISMASRGAKLKTQGAPLSVITPEGIGWESEAVGLVKPSDAAQRVIDWSISKAANELYIEMYPVVGHKDVTGKAENFPNVEKNMAKMDFARMGSERADVLKTWSEKFDAKSEPKS, from the coding sequence ATGATGAAAAACCGTTTTATGAAAGGATCACTTGCAGCATTAGTTACTCTATTAGCTGGTAATGCTTATGCAGCACAGGAAGTGACGGTTTACACCGCTTTTGAAACTGACATTTTGGCGAAGTACAAGAACGCATTTGAAAGTGAAAACCCAGACATCAACATCAAGTGGGTACGTGATTCAACTGGGATCATGACGGCAAAATTATTGGCCGAAAAAAACAACCCGCGCGCAGAGGTAGTTTGGGGACTTGCTGGTTCTTCAATGGCACTGCTTAAAGAAGAGGGCATCTTGAAACCTTATGCGCCTCAAGGTGTAGAAGCATTACGCGCTAATCTTAACGACCCACAGTCTACTCAAGCTTGGTATGGCAATGACGCATTCTTTAATGCGGTTTGTTTCAACGAAGTGGTTGCTAAGCAACTTAACTTACCTGCACCTAAATCTTGGGATGACCTAACGAAGCCTATCTATAAAGGTCACATTGCGATGCCAAACCCAGCATCTTCTGGTACGGGCTACATGCAGGTTTCGGCTTGGTTACAAAACATGGGTGAAGACCAAGGTTGGAACTACATGCAGAAGCTAGATCAAAACATTGCTCACTACACGCACTCAGGCTCTAAGCCATGTGTTCAAGCGGGCATGGGCGAAGTCGCTATCGGTATTTCTATGGCGAGCCGTGGTGCTAAGCTGAAAACTCAAGGCGCTCCACTTTCAGTGATTACGCCTGAAGGCATCGGCTGGGAATCTGAAGCGGTAGGCCTTGTTAAGCCTTCTGATGCAGCACAACGTGTTATCGATTGGTCTATTTCTAAAGCGGCGAATGAGCTTTACATCGAAATGTACCCAGTTGTTGGTCACAAAGATGTGACAGGCAAAGCAGAGAACTTCCCTAATGTAGAAAAGAACATGGCAAAAATGGACTTCGCTCGCATGGGCAGCGAACGTGCCGACGTTCTTAAAACATGGTCTGAGAAGTTTGACGCTAAATCAGAGCCAAAATCTTAA
- the phnW gene encoding 2-aminoethylphosphonate--pyruvate transaminase, which produces MRNEYLLLTPGPLSTSETVRQAMLKDWCTWDDEYNKDVVEVIRSKLVTLATKQTGYTSVLMQGSGTASVEATIGSVISKNGKLLVVDNGAYGARIAQIAEYLNIPCHVVSPGETSQPDLNEMETALAMDSDITHVAIVHCETTTGMLNPIEEIAKLAKQHNKTVILDAMSSFGGIPMDIADLGIDYMISSANKCIQGVPGFGFVIAKQSELEKCKGQARSLSLDLFDQWHCMESNHGKWRFTSPTHTVRAFYQALLELEQEGGIEARHSRYQTNQTTLVAGMCSLGFEPLLNDDLHSPIITSFYSPTHSDYQFKEFYDRLKEQGFVIYPGKVSNADCFRIGNIGEVYPSDIEALIGAVKNAMYWDIK; this is translated from the coding sequence ATGAGAAACGAATACCTACTACTGACACCGGGTCCTCTATCTACTTCTGAAACCGTTCGCCAAGCGATGCTAAAAGATTGGTGTACGTGGGATGATGAATACAACAAAGACGTTGTTGAAGTGATTCGTAGCAAGCTAGTGACTTTGGCGACTAAGCAAACGGGTTACACGAGCGTACTAATGCAAGGTAGCGGCACCGCTTCAGTTGAAGCAACAATCGGTAGCGTTATTTCTAAAAACGGTAAGCTTCTTGTTGTTGACAACGGTGCGTATGGGGCTCGGATTGCTCAAATCGCAGAATACTTAAACATTCCATGCCATGTCGTTTCCCCAGGTGAAACATCACAACCTGACTTGAACGAAATGGAAACGGCATTGGCCATGGATTCAGACATTACTCACGTGGCGATTGTCCACTGTGAGACCACCACTGGCATGCTGAATCCAATTGAAGAGATTGCCAAATTGGCAAAACAGCACAACAAAACTGTCATTCTAGATGCGATGTCGAGCTTTGGTGGCATTCCTATGGATATTGCTGACTTAGGTATCGATTACATGATCAGCTCGGCAAACAAGTGTATTCAAGGTGTACCCGGATTCGGCTTTGTTATTGCGAAGCAATCGGAACTGGAAAAATGCAAAGGCCAAGCTCGTTCATTAAGCCTTGACCTGTTTGACCAATGGCACTGCATGGAAAGCAACCATGGTAAATGGCGCTTCACCTCTCCGACTCATACAGTGCGTGCTTTCTACCAAGCTCTACTTGAATTGGAACAAGAAGGCGGCATCGAAGCTCGTCATAGTCGCTACCAAACCAACCAAACCACATTGGTTGCAGGTATGTGTTCTCTTGGTTTTGAACCGCTGCTTAATGATGACCTTCATTCACCTATCATCACCTCTTTCTATTCTCCAACTCATAGCGATTACCAATTCAAGGAATTCTATGACCGTTTGAAAGAGCAAGGATTTGTGATTTATCCGGGCAAGGTTTCAAACGCAGACTGCTTCCGTATCGGTAACATCGGTGAAGTTTACCCGTCAGACATTGAAGCTCTCATTGGCGCGGTGAAAAACGCTATGTACTGGGACATCAAATAA
- a CDS encoding aspartate aminotransferase family protein yields MTTTNQEPTLKATHFRSEGDVNTTPAREKWNESLNDDATQVMLKRDADVFLHQAMSTPCLDTLEAAEGIYIQDTTGKKYMDFHGNNVHQLGYGHPHIINKVTQQMASLPFSPRRFTNETAVQCAEKLTQICGGDLNRVLFAPGGTSVIGMALKLARHVTNNFKVVSLWDSFHGASLDAISVGGEACFREGMGPLMAGVERIPPAVSYRGAFPLRDSFSPRDSFPLSESSAGGESETSCDVHYADYLEYVIEKEGGIGAFIAEAVRNTDVQVPSKAYWKRIREICDKHNVILIIDDIPNGMGRSGEWFTHQAFDIEPDILCIGKGFGGGLVPIAAIITKDKYNTAAQVSLGHYTHEKSPIGCAAALATMEVIEQENLLEKVQADSAFVRGQLLQMKEKYPVIGDVRGIGLLWGVELVTDHITKTRAFDEAEAVLYQCLNDGLSFKVSQGNVIQLSPPLIISRSELEVALAVFEKAIAKVCKDFEYL; encoded by the coding sequence ATGACGACGACCAATCAAGAGCCGACTCTAAAGGCCACACACTTTCGAAGCGAAGGCGATGTGAACACCACGCCAGCACGCGAAAAATGGAACGAATCGCTAAACGATGATGCGACTCAAGTAATGTTAAAGCGTGATGCTGACGTGTTTCTTCATCAAGCCATGTCAACGCCTTGCCTAGACACACTTGAAGCCGCAGAAGGCATCTACATTCAAGATACGACTGGCAAGAAGTACATGGACTTTCACGGTAACAACGTTCATCAGTTGGGTTATGGTCACCCACACATCATTAATAAAGTGACTCAGCAAATGGCGTCATTGCCGTTTTCACCGCGTCGCTTTACCAATGAAACTGCGGTTCAGTGCGCTGAAAAGCTGACACAGATCTGTGGTGGTGACTTGAATCGTGTGTTGTTTGCTCCAGGTGGCACATCGGTGATTGGTATGGCACTCAAACTGGCTCGACATGTCACCAACAACTTCAAAGTCGTTTCATTGTGGGATTCCTTCCATGGCGCGTCACTCGATGCAATTTCAGTAGGTGGCGAAGCGTGTTTCCGCGAGGGTATGGGGCCGTTAATGGCTGGCGTAGAACGTATTCCACCAGCAGTCTCTTATCGTGGTGCTTTTCCGCTTAGAGACTCTTTTTCGCCTCGCGATAGTTTTCCGTTAAGTGAGAGTAGCGCAGGCGGTGAAAGTGAGACCTCATGTGATGTGCATTATGCGGATTACCTAGAGTACGTGATTGAAAAAGAAGGCGGTATTGGAGCCTTCATTGCAGAAGCGGTTCGTAACACAGACGTTCAAGTACCAAGTAAGGCTTATTGGAAGCGCATTCGTGAGATCTGTGACAAACACAACGTCATATTGATCATTGACGACATCCCAAATGGCATGGGTCGTAGCGGCGAATGGTTTACTCACCAAGCGTTTGATATCGAACCTGACATCCTATGTATCGGTAAAGGTTTTGGCGGCGGCTTAGTACCAATCGCAGCCATAATCACAAAAGACAAATACAACACGGCAGCGCAAGTATCTCTTGGTCACTACACCCACGAAAAAAGCCCAATTGGTTGCGCGGCAGCACTCGCCACCATGGAAGTGATTGAGCAAGAAAACCTACTTGAAAAAGTACAAGCGGACAGCGCATTCGTGCGTGGACAGCTGCTTCAAATGAAAGAGAAGTACCCAGTCATTGGTGACGTTCGCGGCATCGGCCTGCTCTGGGGGGTGGAGTTGGTCACTGACCACATCACCAAAACCCGAGCTTTCGATGAAGCAGAAGCCGTGCTTTACCAATGTCTAAACGATGGCCTGAGCTTTAAGGTATCACAAGGTAATGTGATTCAGTTGAGCCCACCATTGATCATCAGTCGCAGCGAACTAGAAGTCGCTCTGGCTGTATTCGAAAAAGCGATAGCAAAAGTCTGCAAAGACTTTGAGTACCTTTAA
- the phnX gene encoding phosphonoacetaldehyde hydrolase: MNTTSPIQAVIFDWAGTIVDFGSFAPTSIFVEAFRQGFDFDIDLAEAREPMGIGKWDHIQAVGRIPAVDARWKAQFGLSMTSEDVDAIYAAFMPLQKAKVADHAAPILNAIEVVNNLKEKNVKIGSCSGYPREVMDVLIPAAADYGYRPDNVVATDDLPQGGRPAPFMALKNVIDLGVTSVAACVKVDDAAPGIDEGHNAGMWTVGLVLSGNEAGLTYQEYLDADETTLAAAREKASVKLNKSNPHYLIDTIADLPGVIADIEQRLLAGERP; encoded by the coding sequence ATGAACACAACATCACCTATCCAAGCGGTTATCTTTGACTGGGCTGGCACTATCGTTGATTTTGGATCGTTTGCTCCAACCAGCATTTTCGTTGAAGCATTCAGACAAGGTTTCGACTTTGATATCGACTTAGCAGAAGCGCGTGAACCTATGGGGATCGGCAAATGGGACCACATCCAAGCAGTTGGTCGAATTCCTGCTGTTGACGCTCGTTGGAAGGCTCAGTTCGGACTCTCGATGACCAGTGAAGACGTTGACGCGATCTACGCGGCATTCATGCCTCTTCAAAAAGCGAAAGTAGCCGATCACGCAGCACCTATTTTGAATGCGATAGAAGTGGTCAATAACCTAAAAGAGAAGAACGTGAAGATCGGATCTTGTTCAGGTTACCCACGTGAAGTGATGGATGTTTTAATTCCTGCTGCTGCAGATTACGGTTACCGACCAGATAACGTGGTAGCGACCGATGACTTACCTCAAGGTGGTCGCCCTGCTCCATTTATGGCACTGAAAAACGTAATCGACCTAGGTGTAACTAGCGTTGCTGCGTGTGTAAAAGTAGACGACGCAGCACCGGGGATCGATGAAGGTCACAACGCAGGGATGTGGACAGTTGGACTTGTATTATCGGGGAACGAAGCAGGCTTAACGTATCAAGAATATTTAGATGCAGACGAGACAACACTTGCGGCTGCACGTGAAAAAGCAAGCGTTAAGCTAAACAAATCAAATCCGCACTACCTGATCGATACCATTGCAGACCTACCAGGCGTCATTGCAGATATTGAACAGCGTTTACTGGCAGGAGAGCGCCCATAA
- a CDS encoding OmpA family protein, with product MKRLSKIMCAVVAASGLAAAPSIAATTYVGAKVGIGWLDSACVAGAKCDDDAIGAGIYSGYNFNDKFGIELSSDFLGDYKTSFSKNGTTAAFSDPLIAISLTPMYRLAVQQEFDVFFKAGPAYISHGGEDDVVLSAGIGLEKQLSSDWALRVEYQYFDDFDDNYVQDLNSNLLSVGVSYNFGTGNTTASAAAATASAVAVTQAPSEPITEPAVVVEEKTTVVVTKAQTESYSQEMFATNSTELSTDGKIALMPLVEVLKAHPQSTVDVVGHTDSTGAAEYNMMISKKRAAAVAAYIEEQGIEADRITASGEGEENPIASNDTAEGRAQNRRVDATIPGFEYQEEVKVEEVVVEATE from the coding sequence ATGAAAAGACTGTCAAAAATCATGTGTGCTGTTGTTGCCGCTTCAGGCCTAGCAGCAGCGCCTTCTATTGCTGCAACCACTTATGTAGGTGCAAAAGTGGGTATAGGCTGGCTAGACAGCGCATGTGTAGCCGGTGCTAAATGTGATGATGATGCAATTGGTGCAGGCATCTACTCTGGTTACAATTTTAATGACAAATTTGGTATTGAGCTAAGCTCAGACTTCCTTGGCGACTACAAGACAAGCTTTTCAAAAAACGGTACAACAGCTGCGTTCAGCGACCCACTAATCGCAATCTCGCTAACTCCAATGTACCGTCTAGCAGTACAACAAGAGTTTGATGTATTCTTCAAAGCGGGCCCGGCATACATTTCACACGGTGGCGAAGATGACGTTGTTCTTTCTGCTGGCATCGGTCTAGAGAAGCAGCTTTCTTCTGATTGGGCATTGCGTGTTGAATACCAATATTTTGATGATTTCGACGACAACTACGTTCAAGACCTGAACTCGAACCTACTATCAGTTGGTGTTAGCTACAACTTCGGTACTGGCAACACAACAGCATCAGCGGCGGCTGCAACAGCTTCTGCAGTAGCAGTGACTCAAGCGCCATCTGAGCCAATCACAGAGCCTGCAGTTGTTGTTGAAGAGAAAACGACTGTCGTTGTAACTAAAGCGCAAACAGAGAGCTACTCTCAAGAAATGTTCGCGACTAACAGTACTGAACTGTCTACAGATGGCAAAATTGCATTAATGCCATTAGTTGAAGTACTTAAAGCTCACCCTCAATCAACAGTTGATGTTGTTGGTCACACAGACTCAACAGGCGCAGCTGAATACAACATGATGATCTCTAAGAAGCGTGCAGCAGCTGTAGCGGCATACATCGAAGAGCAAGGCATTGAAGCAGACCGAATTACAGCGTCAGGTGAAGGCGAAGAGAATCCAATCGCATCAAACGATACAGCAGAAGGCCGTGCTCAAAACCGTCGTGTTGACGCAACGATCCCT